The following are from one region of the Flavobacteriaceae bacterium UJ101 genome:
- a CDS encoding alpha-glucosidase (Is able to hydrolyze various linear maltooligosaccharides (maltotriose to maltoheptaose) and cyclomaltodextrins (CDs), to mainly glucose and maltose, by liberating glucose from the reducing end of the molecules. Shows a very weak activity on starch. Can neither hydrolyze maltose nor degrade pullulan, but rapidly hydrolyzes acarbose, a strong amylase and glucosidase inhibitor, to acarviosine and glucose; Belongs to the glycosyl hydrolase 13 family.; KEGG: bfi:CIY_05460 alpha-glucosidase), whose translation MKQYPLYSLIILFFFSCQPKKNENLNNTTLDNKATLAFDQPPEWAKTAIWYQIFVERFQNGDPNNDPTLQNIKGSWPHKKPASWEISNWTSDWYQQTDWEKETGKDFYTTVQMRRYGGDLQGVLNQLDYLQSLGINALYFNPLNDSPSLHKYDARSYHHIDVNFGPDPEGDLQIIASETPNDPNTWKWTSADKLFLKVIEEAHKRNIKIVLDYSWNHTGSEFWAWRDILKNQEKSEYKDWYLIDSFKTDSTEFQYKGWADVKELPELTKTNVENRKHGHPYDGNIPTPIKNHIFAVSKRWLEPNGKLSNGVDGFRLDVADQVPMDFWRDYRKFVRSVNPEAILVGEIWWEEWPDKLMNPRPYLGTIFDIVMHYQQYVPAREFFAKAYGYGGAEKFKSSIEKIQEGIPENVLQSMMAMSASHDTPRLLTSFYNHENQYKVSGEQYKKGKPNQETYDRVKLYLAHQFTFVGAPQIWNGDEMGMWGSDDPDCRKPLWWKNLHFEDETDLSLPDHQYKVNFNQDIHSFYQKLIKIRNENPVLATGKLDFLKTEGDLLAYKRFNDQSEIIIIFNNSNQEIEWDNPKIQGTDLFNQKEIILDQTEKLAPKSFIIIKT comes from the coding sequence ATGAAACAATACCCTTTATATTCACTAATCATTTTATTTTTCTTTTCATGTCAACCTAAAAAAAATGAAAACTTGAACAATACAACACTTGATAATAAAGCAACCTTAGCCTTTGATCAACCTCCTGAATGGGCCAAAACGGCTATTTGGTATCAAATATTTGTAGAACGCTTTCAAAATGGAGATCCAAATAATGACCCAACTTTACAAAATATAAAAGGGTCTTGGCCTCATAAAAAGCCAGCAAGTTGGGAAATTTCTAATTGGACTTCTGACTGGTATCAACAAACAGATTGGGAAAAAGAAACAGGAAAAGATTTCTATACAACGGTGCAAATGCGACGTTATGGAGGTGATTTACAAGGTGTTCTAAATCAATTAGATTACCTACAATCTTTAGGAATCAATGCTTTATATTTCAATCCTTTAAATGATTCTCCTTCCTTACACAAGTATGATGCAAGAAGTTACCATCACATTGATGTAAATTTTGGACCAGACCCAGAAGGTGATTTACAAATTATAGCTTCCGAAACACCCAATGACCCCAATACTTGGAAATGGACAAGTGCAGACAAACTTTTCTTAAAAGTAATTGAAGAAGCCCATAAACGTAATATAAAAATCGTTCTAGATTATTCTTGGAATCATACAGGTTCTGAATTTTGGGCGTGGCGTGATATTTTAAAAAATCAAGAAAAATCGGAATATAAAGACTGGTATTTGATTGATTCGTTTAAAACAGATTCAACAGAATTTCAATACAAAGGATGGGCAGATGTTAAAGAACTACCCGAATTAACCAAAACCAATGTAGAAAACCGCAAACATGGTCATCCATATGATGGAAACATTCCTACCCCTATTAAAAACCATATTTTTGCAGTAAGTAAACGTTGGTTGGAACCCAATGGGAAGCTTTCTAATGGTGTAGATGGGTTTCGATTGGATGTTGCAGATCAAGTCCCAATGGATTTCTGGAGAGATTACAGAAAATTTGTTCGTTCCGTAAACCCAGAGGCTATTCTTGTAGGCGAAATTTGGTGGGAAGAATGGCCCGATAAATTGATGAATCCACGCCCCTATTTAGGTACTATTTTTGATATTGTAATGCATTATCAACAATATGTTCCTGCACGCGAATTCTTTGCTAAAGCATATGGCTATGGTGGTGCTGAAAAATTTAAATCTTCTATTGAAAAAATACAAGAAGGAATACCTGAGAATGTTTTACAAAGTATGATGGCTATGAGTGCTTCACATGATACACCGCGTTTACTAACTTCTTTTTATAATCACGAAAATCAATATAAAGTAAGTGGTGAACAATATAAAAAAGGAAAGCCTAATCAAGAAACCTACGATCGTGTTAAACTTTATTTAGCTCATCAATTTACTTTTGTGGGTGCTCCTCAAATATGGAATGGAGATGAAATGGGTATGTGGGGTTCTGATGACCCAGACTGTCGTAAACCACTTTGGTGGAAAAACCTTCATTTTGAAGATGAAACAGATCTTTCCCTTCCAGATCATCAATATAAAGTTAATTTTAATCAAGATATACACAGCTTCTATCAAAAATTAATCAAAATTAGAAACGAAAACCCTGTTTTAGCAACAGGCAAATTAGACTTTTTAAAAACTGAAGGTGACCTACTTGCTTATAAACGTTTTAATGATCAAAGTGAAATTATCATCATTTTTAATAATTCTAATCAAGAAATAGAATGGGACAATCCAAAAATACAAGGAACTGATCTATTCAACCAAAAAGAAATTATATTAGATCAAACAGAAAAACTAGCTCCAAAAAGTTTCATAATTATCAAAACATAA
- the addA gene encoding ATP-dependent helicase/nuclease subunit (The heterodimer acts as both an ATP-dependent DNA helicase and an ATP-dependent, dual-direction single-stranded exonuclease. Recognizes the chi site generating a DNA molecule suitable for the initiation of homologous recombination. The AddA nuclease domain is required for chi fragment generatio; this subunit has the helicase and 3' -> 5' nuclease activities; Belongs to the helicase family. AddA subfamily; Contains 1 uvrD-like helicase ATP-binding domain; Contains 1 uvrD-like helicase C-terminal domain.; KEGG: blh:BaLi_c12840 ATP-dependent helicase/nuclease subunit A; Acting on ester bonds), translating to MIDPSLLKIYNASAGSGKTYTLVKEYLSIILRSNDYYSFSRILAITFTNKAAAEMKDRIILALKEFASENPSDWETDLFKTLCRDLQIQPIQLNERAKKTLSRIIHQYSNFSVSTIDKFTHRLIRNFSQDLGLSSNFEVEMDADKILNESVEVLLSKLGQDPKVTASLVNFSLAKLDEDKSWNISLDLANTAKILLKEDHQGFIKQLKNHSIEDFTQLKKSITKQQKEIKQQLVAYANSFSSILNNHGILTKSFAYQDLPNYFKKFNQSDLSKIIIGTRLQKQLDTQQLYSKTTDAEQTVKIDAVITQIEKLIQESSHFLEKNKGIFLLNQLILRTISSLTVINEIEKELTYLKEENNILLNSEFNKIISEEIKNQPAPYIYERIGEKYHHYFIDEFQDTSVLQWENLKPLVENQLAQSGNALIVGDSKQSIYRWRGGDPEQFMILSETGDHLPFKTENLDTNYRSFKEIIEFNNHFYQNASKSFKNEQYKKLYSETTTQKTNAKENGFVEINLIEKTRDLDYNEVQLSYIYNTIQSLIEEGFAYEEITILVRNNKHGIQIAQHLIENQIPIISKESLLLKNAIEIQLIEKILRIIHVENDYKTRVEFLMQLSQNNLFSLDTDLHSFIQKAVKLPLHLFFKELEIGSIFFDLKMARSKSLYDLVEYCYRAFHLIQERDNGYIQYFLDFIIIYTSRNSNDLHDFLLYWDEKKEKESVVTPNESNAVQIMTIHKSKGLQFPVVILPYADWDAFSDRNAHIWIPLEDQQYENFNHFYVPASKNLTESHKTGKEIMDQNNDQIQLDNLNILYVATTRAVERLYIATLHQKETKPSSIAYYFNHYLDEKNIPKTEQFLYQTGNKNRKVTSKLSKSILPIEFYSNEWHSILEISKTAPKFWNIEKTTAIEYGNMIHHILSKIEYEEDVDMVLNHLLLTGFIPKSYFNDVQEKITQIIYSQDLNLYFKKDYHIFNERDIYHNHRIFRPDRVVIKNNQATIIDYKTGEQHSQYENQLNQYAEALKNLGYQIEKKLLVYIHQTITIITL from the coding sequence ATGATCGATCCTTCATTATTAAAAATATACAATGCTTCAGCTGGTTCTGGTAAAACGTATACCTTGGTAAAAGAATATTTATCTATTATTCTTAGATCAAACGATTATTATAGTTTTTCAAGAATCTTAGCCATCACGTTTACCAATAAGGCTGCTGCAGAGATGAAAGATCGTATTATTTTAGCTCTAAAAGAATTCGCTTCTGAAAATCCTTCTGATTGGGAAACGGATTTGTTTAAAACCTTGTGTCGTGATTTACAAATACAGCCCATACAATTAAATGAAAGAGCTAAAAAAACCTTGTCAAGAATTATACATCAATATTCTAATTTTTCTGTTAGTACCATTGATAAATTTACACATCGTTTAATTCGTAATTTCTCACAAGATCTAGGACTATCGTCTAATTTTGAAGTGGAAATGGATGCTGATAAAATTTTAAATGAATCGGTTGAAGTTTTACTTTCAAAATTAGGGCAAGACCCTAAAGTTACAGCTTCATTAGTCAATTTCTCTTTAGCAAAATTAGATGAAGACAAAAGTTGGAATATTAGTTTAGACTTGGCTAATACAGCCAAAATACTATTAAAAGAAGATCATCAAGGATTTATTAAACAATTAAAAAATCATTCTATTGAAGATTTTACTCAACTTAAAAAATCCATTACGAAACAACAAAAGGAAATCAAACAACAATTGGTTGCTTATGCAAATTCGTTTTCCTCTATTTTAAATAACCATGGTATTCTTACAAAATCATTTGCCTATCAAGATTTACCTAATTATTTTAAAAAATTCAATCAATCGGATTTATCAAAAATCATAATTGGCACACGGTTACAAAAGCAATTAGACACACAGCAACTCTATTCCAAAACAACCGATGCCGAACAAACAGTAAAAATAGATGCTGTTATTACCCAAATTGAAAAATTGATTCAAGAATCCTCCCATTTTTTAGAAAAAAACAAAGGAATTTTTCTTCTTAATCAATTGATACTCCGCACCATTTCTTCTTTAACAGTTATAAATGAAATTGAAAAAGAATTAACCTATTTAAAAGAGGAAAATAATATCTTGTTAAATTCTGAATTCAATAAAATTATTAGTGAAGAAATAAAAAATCAACCGGCTCCTTATATTTATGAAAGAATTGGTGAAAAATACCATCATTATTTTATTGATGAATTTCAAGATACTTCTGTTTTACAATGGGAAAATTTAAAACCTCTTGTTGAAAATCAATTAGCTCAAAGTGGAAATGCTTTAATTGTAGGAGATTCAAAACAATCTATTTACCGATGGCGCGGTGGGGATCCTGAACAATTTATGATCCTTTCTGAAACGGGGGATCATCTTCCTTTCAAAACAGAAAACTTGGATACCAATTACCGTAGTTTCAAAGAAATTATTGAATTTAACAATCATTTTTATCAAAACGCTTCTAAAAGCTTTAAAAATGAGCAGTATAAAAAACTTTATTCAGAAACAACTACTCAAAAAACAAATGCGAAAGAAAACGGTTTTGTTGAAATCAATTTAATTGAAAAAACACGTGATTTAGATTATAACGAAGTTCAATTGAGTTACATATACAACACCATTCAGTCCTTGATTGAAGAAGGTTTTGCATATGAAGAAATAACCATTTTAGTTCGAAATAATAAACATGGAATTCAAATCGCTCAACATCTTATTGAAAATCAGATTCCTATTATATCAAAAGAGTCGTTACTTTTAAAAAATGCTATTGAAATTCAATTAATTGAAAAAATTTTACGAATTATTCATGTCGAAAATGATTATAAAACACGAGTTGAGTTTCTAATGCAACTATCTCAAAACAACTTATTTTCTTTAGATACTGATTTACATTCTTTTATTCAAAAAGCAGTTAAACTACCTCTTCATTTATTTTTTAAAGAACTTGAAATTGGAAGTATTTTCTTCGATTTAAAAATGGCTCGTTCAAAATCCTTATACGACTTAGTTGAATATTGTTACAGAGCCTTTCATCTAATTCAAGAAAGGGACAACGGTTACATTCAATATTTTCTTGATTTCATCATTATTTACACCTCAAGAAACTCTAATGATTTACATGATTTCCTACTTTATTGGGATGAAAAAAAAGAGAAGGAAAGCGTCGTTACACCTAATGAAAGTAACGCAGTACAAATTATGACTATTCATAAATCAAAAGGATTACAATTTCCTGTGGTTATTCTTCCATATGCTGATTGGGATGCCTTTTCTGATCGAAATGCTCATATTTGGATTCCTTTAGAAGATCAACAATATGAAAATTTTAATCATTTTTATGTTCCAGCTAGTAAAAATTTAACTGAAAGTCACAAAACAGGAAAAGAAATCATGGATCAAAACAATGATCAAATTCAGTTAGATAATTTGAATATTTTATATGTTGCTACTACACGAGCTGTTGAACGACTTTATATAGCTACTTTACATCAAAAAGAAACGAAACCTTCTTCGATCGCGTATTATTTTAATCATTATTTAGATGAAAAAAATATTCCAAAAACAGAACAATTTTTATATCAAACAGGAAATAAAAATAGAAAAGTAACTTCTAAATTATCCAAATCTATTCTTCCAATTGAATTTTACTCCAATGAATGGCACTCCATTTTAGAAATCAGTAAAACCGCTCCAAAGTTTTGGAATATAGAAAAAACTACCGCTATTGAATATGGAAATATGATCCATCATATTTTATCAAAAATTGAATATGAAGAAGATGTGGACATGGTGTTGAATCATCTTTTACTGACGGGCTTTATACCTAAGTCTTATTTTAATGATGTTCAAGAAAAAATAACACAAATCATTTATTCACAAGACTTAAATCTCTATTTTAAAAAAGATTATCATATTTTTAATGAACGTGATATTTACCATAATCATCGTATTTTTAGACCTGACCGTGTCGTTATAAAAAATAATCAGGCTACTATAATCGATTATAAAACAGGAGAACAGCATAGTCAATATGAAAATCAATTAAATCAATATGCAGAAGCCTTAAAGAATTTAGGTTATCAAATTGAAAAAAAATTATTAGTTTACATCCATCAAACCATAACCATCATAACATTATAA
- the lysA gene encoding diaminopimelate decarboxylase (Specifically catalyzes the decarboxylation of meso- diaminopimelate (meso-DAP) to L-lysine; Belongs to the Orn/Lys/Arg decarboxylase class-II family. LysA subfamily.; KEGG: chu:CHU_3289 diaminopimelate decarboxylase), which translates to MELENNQYTIQGVSLINLVEDFGDPLYVYDAEVMKKQFDRLNHAFEGVKSLQLNYACKALSNISVLKYFKSLGSGLDTVSIEEVKLGLKAGFEPQEIIFTPNGVSLKELEDAAELGVKINIDNLSILEQFGHDLPNYPVCIRINPHIMAGGNAKISVGHIDSKFGISYYQLPHVKRVVENTKMKIEGIHMHTGSDILDIEVFLNGAEILFDVAKEFKDLKYLDFGSGFKVPYKEGDIETNIEELGEELGSRFNEFCKEYGKELTLMFEPGKFLVSQSGYFLAKTNVVKQTTSTVFAGINSGFNHLIRPMFYDAYHHIVNISNPEGRNRFYTVVGYICETDTFGINRKITEVREDDILCFKNAGAYCFSMASNYNSRLIPAEVLILKGEAHLIRKRQDFEDLIKNQIEITL; encoded by the coding sequence ATGGAATTAGAAAACAATCAATATACCATCCAAGGAGTATCGTTAATCAATCTAGTAGAAGATTTTGGAGATCCTTTATATGTATACGATGCTGAAGTAATGAAAAAGCAGTTTGATCGTTTAAATCATGCTTTTGAAGGAGTTAAAAGTTTACAATTAAATTATGCTTGTAAAGCATTATCTAATATTAGTGTTTTAAAATATTTTAAATCATTGGGATCTGGTTTAGATACGGTTTCAATAGAAGAAGTGAAATTGGGTTTAAAAGCAGGTTTTGAACCACAAGAAATTATTTTTACACCCAATGGTGTTTCTTTAAAAGAGTTAGAAGATGCAGCTGAGTTAGGTGTTAAAATTAATATTGATAACTTATCTATTTTAGAACAATTTGGACATGATTTGCCTAATTACCCTGTTTGTATACGAATCAATCCTCATATTATGGCAGGAGGGAACGCTAAAATATCGGTTGGGCATATTGATTCAAAGTTTGGAATTTCATATTATCAATTGCCACATGTAAAGCGTGTTGTTGAGAATACAAAAATGAAGATAGAAGGGATTCACATGCATACGGGTTCTGATATTTTAGATATTGAAGTATTTTTAAATGGAGCTGAAATTTTGTTTGATGTTGCCAAAGAGTTTAAAGATTTAAAATATTTAGATTTTGGAAGTGGATTTAAAGTTCCATATAAAGAAGGTGATATAGAGACTAATATTGAAGAATTAGGAGAAGAATTAGGTTCTCGATTTAATGAATTTTGTAAAGAATACGGAAAAGAATTGACTTTGATGTTTGAACCAGGTAAATTTTTGGTAAGTCAATCAGGTTATTTTTTAGCTAAAACCAATGTGGTAAAACAAACAACATCAACTGTTTTTGCAGGAATAAATTCTGGTTTTAATCATTTAATCCGTCCAATGTTTTATGATGCGTACCATCATATTGTAAATATTTCCAATCCAGAAGGAAGAAATCGTTTTTATACTGTAGTAGGCTATATCTGTGAAACCGATACTTTTGGAATCAATCGAAAAATTACAGAAGTACGTGAAGATGATATTTTATGTTTTAAAAATGCAGGAGCTTATTGTTTTTCTATGGCATCAAATTATAACTCAAGATTAATTCCTGCGGAAGTACTGATTTTAAAGGGAGAAGCACATCTAATTCGAAAGCGCCAGGATTTTGAAGATTTAATAAAAAATCAAATAGAAATTACACTATAA
- a CDS encoding 4-alpha-D-((1->4)-alpha-D-glucano)trehalose trehalohydrolase (Belongs to the glycosyl hydrolase 13 family.; KEGG: vap:Vapar_1983 maltooligosyltrehalose trehalohydrolase) — MKKLLLWSIIVQLCMLRIVAQETFTINYNGGEQNLTASSATVNDEITLVFTDVDAVNNFYTDGQEAIYIYAGVETDAGTWQHTFSTFCVTDNAKRTVTKEGNSYKTTFKISELLELNSGLNVKSFQFKYYNQYCGGGNNETANLSVDLVDAEVESDNTIIGNVKVTPAKPTRDELITIELDVTGTPLENASTVYFHSGVGTDEIGSTAFTVSKGNWGQDDGVGKMTNTSGTIWKITLNSINDYYNLQNSEDAFGLNFLFRNTEGSLKEDRNGGNYHVDLDPGNYFLLNDDLASNSPFLVEKDKPYTVTTEASGTANWTVYETNEDYTNNKSTIASGTGQNIRQNITLTDVDIVHYYKIVYDFGSEQKVKTFSLQGYSSVVFEALPDNMEYGVNYNTADKTKATIVFHTPINTTYYGFNKDTNVRYELGKGTTQTKKTVHLLGDFNNWKISSQSMMKCGKKTNTGDCEVWWQELTELEEGKEYVYQFLVDGNLNIADPYATKVSDPWNDQYINETIYPSLISNPNTNHIAAVLQTNKSDYNWQVPNFEFIHNNRHDRLNIYELHFRDFTAEGTYKAATAKLDYLKEMGINTIHVMPVSEFEGNDSWGYNPSFYFAADKAYGTENDLKEFIDEAHKRGIAVINDMVLNHAFGQNSMARLYWDELKNKPTADNPWFFADHWAVSTPDGYWGSDFNHTSEHTQKLVDDILVYWMNEFKFDGFRFDFTKGFSHMEKIGGDGDVWASSYNANRIGLLERMVTNMRTNVAPKNPIVVFEHLAQSNENAELATLGILQWSGSTHHKQIENFSKGYSSDNIDLYSSGIYTAQGFNNANWMSYMESHDEERQGYAILEYANNIPSTEPDKTSFAVDRLKLASAFNLFFPGPRMIWMWEEMGYDISINYNGRTGRKPQHWEYLKDTNRAELHRLMSFILNLRDTYDLYAITPDYGNIGDSGNINSPRKMILNDGNGKIVIVIGNPDTENGQNVAPGYYYTGTWYKYNGDTAVDGSSFTVNNKTDTYYLQPNEVMILTNFQETTNNTFQLAEDGTGCRWSKGLPKSGNTDTLIVACDTVFDQDFDGPQSSLEIKSGVEFKLDKGRFFRTGDVKVSGSLFLDDGSEFRQETINP, encoded by the coding sequence ATGAAGAAACTTTTATTATGGAGCATCATAGTGCAACTATGTATGCTAAGAATTGTTGCGCAAGAAACTTTCACAATTAATTACAACGGAGGGGAACAAAATTTAACAGCAAGTTCAGCTACGGTTAATGATGAAATAACCTTAGTTTTTACAGATGTAGATGCTGTAAATAATTTTTATACTGATGGACAAGAGGCTATCTATATTTATGCAGGGGTTGAGACCGATGCAGGAACTTGGCAACATACATTTTCCACCTTTTGTGTAACCGATAATGCAAAGAGAACGGTAACTAAGGAAGGAAATAGTTATAAAACTACATTTAAAATAAGTGAGTTATTAGAATTAAATTCAGGGTTAAACGTAAAATCATTTCAATTTAAATATTATAATCAATATTGTGGAGGAGGTAATAATGAAACCGCTAATTTATCAGTAGATTTAGTTGATGCTGAAGTTGAGTCTGATAATACAATTATTGGAAATGTAAAAGTTACACCAGCAAAACCAACGAGGGATGAATTAATTACTATTGAATTAGATGTTACTGGAACACCTTTAGAAAATGCTTCCACAGTTTATTTTCACTCAGGAGTAGGGACTGATGAAATAGGTTCAACAGCGTTTACTGTATCCAAAGGAAACTGGGGACAAGATGATGGTGTAGGTAAAATGACCAATACTTCGGGAACTATATGGAAGATAACATTAAATTCAATTAATGACTATTACAATTTACAAAATTCCGAAGATGCATTTGGACTTAACTTTTTGTTTAGAAATACAGAGGGATCTTTAAAAGAAGATCGTAATGGGGGTAATTATCATGTTGATTTAGATCCAGGAAATTATTTTTTATTAAATGATGATTTGGCTTCAAATAGTCCTTTTTTGGTGGAGAAAGATAAACCTTATACTGTGACAACTGAGGCGAGTGGTACAGCAAATTGGACTGTTTATGAAACGAATGAAGATTATACCAATAATAAGAGTACAATAGCTTCTGGAACAGGTCAGAATATTAGACAAAACATTACCTTAACCGATGTTGATATTGTTCATTATTATAAAATAGTGTATGACTTTGGATCAGAACAAAAAGTGAAAACATTCTCATTACAAGGTTATTCTAGTGTAGTATTTGAAGCTTTACCTGATAACATGGAATATGGAGTAAATTATAATACAGCTGATAAGACCAAAGCAACGATAGTGTTCCATACCCCAATTAATACAACTTATTATGGATTTAATAAAGATACAAATGTTAGATATGAATTAGGAAAAGGAACTACTCAAACCAAGAAAACAGTTCATTTGCTCGGAGATTTTAATAATTGGAAAATTTCAAGTCAATCAATGATGAAATGTGGAAAGAAAACCAATACTGGTGATTGTGAAGTTTGGTGGCAAGAATTAACCGAATTAGAAGAAGGAAAAGAATATGTGTATCAATTTTTAGTAGATGGAAACTTAAATATTGCAGATCCTTATGCTACAAAAGTTTCAGATCCTTGGAATGATCAATATATTAATGAAACAATCTATCCTAGCTTAATATCAAATCCCAATACAAATCATATAGCAGCAGTATTGCAGACAAATAAATCGGATTATAATTGGCAAGTACCCAATTTTGAATTTATTCATAATAATCGCCATGATCGATTGAATATTTATGAATTACATTTTAGAGATTTTACAGCTGAGGGGACCTATAAAGCAGCAACAGCTAAGCTTGATTATTTAAAAGAGATGGGAATTAATACTATTCATGTAATGCCCGTAAGTGAATTTGAAGGAAATGATAGTTGGGGATATAATCCTTCATTTTATTTTGCTGCAGATAAAGCCTATGGGACAGAAAATGATTTAAAAGAATTTATTGATGAGGCGCATAAACGAGGTATTGCTGTAATTAATGATATGGTACTTAACCATGCTTTTGGACAAAATTCAATGGCTCGATTATATTGGGATGAATTAAAGAACAAACCAACAGCAGATAATCCTTGGTTTTTTGCAGACCATTGGGCTGTAAGTACTCCAGATGGTTATTGGGGCTCCGATTTTAATCACACCTCTGAGCATACACAAAAATTAGTGGATGATATACTAGTGTATTGGATGAATGAATTTAAATTTGATGGATTTCGTTTTGATTTTACAAAAGGTTTTAGTCATATGGAAAAAATAGGTGGAGACGGTGATGTATGGGCTTCTAGTTATAATGCAAATCGAATTGGATTATTAGAACGAATGGTAACCAATATGCGGACCAATGTGGCTCCAAAAAATCCTATTGTAGTATTTGAACATTTAGCACAAAGTAATGAGAATGCTGAATTAGCAACTTTAGGTATTTTACAATGGTCAGGATCGACACACCATAAACAAATTGAAAATTTTTCCAAAGGATATAGTAGTGACAATATAGATTTGTATTCCTCAGGAATTTATACAGCACAAGGCTTTAATAATGCTAATTGGATGAGTTATATGGAAAGTCATGATGAAGAGCGTCAGGGGTATGCAATTTTAGAATACGCAAATAATATACCATCAACAGAGCCTGATAAAACATCCTTTGCAGTAGATCGTTTAAAATTAGCTAGTGCTTTTAATTTATTTTTTCCAGGGCCTCGTATGATTTGGATGTGGGAAGAAATGGGATATGATATCTCAATAAATTATAATGGAAGAACTGGACGTAAACCACAACATTGGGAATATTTAAAAGATACTAATCGTGCAGAATTACACCGTTTAATGTCTTTTATTTTAAATTTGAGAGATACATATGATTTATATGCTATTACACCTGATTATGGAAATATAGGAGACTCAGGTAATATAAATTCCCCTAGAAAGATGATTCTGAATGATGGAAATGGTAAAATTGTGATAGTGATTGGAAATCCTGATACTGAAAATGGACAGAATGTTGCACCAGGATATTATTATACAGGTACTTGGTATAAATATAATGGAGATACAGCAGTAGATGGAAGTTCATTTACAGTTAATAATAAAACAGATACATATTATTTACAGCCCAATGAAGTGATGATTTTGACTAATTTTCAGGAAACAACAAATAATACATTCCAATTAGCTGAAGATGGAACGGGTTGTCGTTGGTCAAAAGGATTACCAAAATCAGGGAATACAGATACTTTAATTGTAGCATGTGATACTGTTTTTGATCAAGATTTTGATGGGCCTCAATCAAGTTTAGAAATAAAATCAGGAGTAGAATTTAAATTAGATAAGGGACGTTTTTTTAGAACAGGTGATGTGAAAGTATCAGGAAGTTTATTTTTAGATGATGGATCTGAATTTAGACAAGAAACAATAAATCCATAA